The Caulobacter sp. FWC2 region CGGGGTAGAAGGCGCGCCCATGAGCACGCCCCAAAAGCCCATGGCCGAATTGGCCGCCGAGTTCGGCCTGAAACCCGCCGAATATGACGTTGTCCTCAAGCGCCTGGGGCGAGAGCCCAACCTGGTGGAACTGGGCGTCTTCTCGGTGATGTGGTCCGAGCACTGCTCATACAAGTCCTCCAAGAACCAGCTGAAGAAGTTCCCGATCGACGGTCCGCGCGTCATCTGCGGTCCGGGCGAGAACGCCGGGGTCATCGACATCGGCGACGGCGACGCGATCATCTTCAAGATGGAGAGCCACAACCACCCGTCCTACATCGAGCCCTATCAAGGCGCGGCGACGGGCGTGGGCGGCATCATGCGCGACGTCTTCACGATGGGCGCGCGGCCGATCGCCCTTCTGAACGCTCTGCGCTTTGGCGATCCGGAGCACCCCAAGACCAAGCGCCTCGTGGACGGCGTGGTCGCCGGCATCGCCGGCTACGGCAACTGCGTGGGCGTTCCCACGGTCGCCGGCGAGACCAACTTCCACAAAGGCTACAACGGCAACATCCTGGTCAACGCCATGTGCGTGGGCCTGGCAAAGGCCGACAGCATCTTCTACTCGGCCGCCCCGGGCCCGGGCCTGGCGGTCGTCTATTTCGGCTCCAAGACCGGCCGCGACGGCATCCACGGCGCGACCATGTCCTCGACCGAGTTCACCGAGGACTCCGAGGAGAAGCGCCCGACCGTGCAGGTCGGCGACCCCTTCGCCGAGAAGCTGCTGATCGAAGCCACGCTGGAGCTGATGGCCACCGGCGCAGTCGCCGCCATCCAGGACATGGGCGCGGCGGGCCTGACCTCCTCGTCGGTCGAGATGGCCGGCAAGGGCGGCGTCGGCATCGAGCTGAACATGGACATGGTCCCGCAGCGCGAAGAGGGCATGTCGGCCTACGAGATGATGCTGTCGGAAAGCCAGGAGCGCATGCTGGCGGTCCTCAAGCCCGGCCGCGAGCAGGATGGCCATGCCATCTTCGAGAAGTGGGGCCTGGACGCCGCCGTCATCGGCTACACCACCGACACTGGCCGCCTGGTGCTCAAGCATCACGGCGAGACGGTCTGCGACGTACCGCTGGCCCCGCTGTTCGACGACGCGCCGCTTTACGACCGCCCCTGGGTCCAGCCCAAGCTCGACGCCCGCCTCGACCCGGCGACCATCCCCGCCCCGATCGACTGGAACGAGGCGGTCCTCAAGATCGTCGGCAGCCCCGACATGGCCTCCAAGCGCTGGCTGTGGGAGCAGTACGACCGCCACGTCATGGCCGACACCCTGGAAGACAGCGCCACCGGCTGCGACGCCGGCATCGTGCGCATCCATGGCTCTGGCAAGGCCATCGCCGTGACCAGCGACTGCACCCCGCGCTACGTCCAGGCCGACCCCTACGAGGGCGGCAAGCAGGCCGTCGCCGAAGCCTGGCGCAACCTGACGGCGGCCGGCGCCCTGCCGATCGCCATCACCGACAACCTCAACTTCGGCAGCCCGGAAAAGCCCGAGACCATGGGCCAGATCGTCCGCGCCACCGACGGCATGGCCGAGGCCTGCCGCGCGCTGGACTTCCCGGTCGTGTCGGGGAACGTGTCGCTCTACAACGAGACCAATGGCGTCGCCATTCCGCCCACCCCGACCGTCGGCGCCGTGGGCCTGCTGGAAGACTACGACCTGCGCACCGGTTTTGGCGCGGTGGCCGAGGGCGACACGCTGGTGCTGATCGGCGAGACGCACGGCGAACTGGGCGCCTCGATCTATCTGCGCGAGATCCTGGGCCGCGAGGACGGCGCCCCGCCGCCGGTCGATCTGGCCGTCGAGCGCAAGAACGGCGAGTTCGTGCGCGGCCTGATCTCGTCGGGCCTGCTGGCCGGCGTCCACGACCTGTCGGACGGCGGCCTGCTGATCGCCGCGGCCGACATCGCCCTGGCCAGCAAGGTCGGCGTCACCCTGAACGCCACCAGCTCGACCAACGCCCACCCCTACCTGCTGGGCGAGGACCAGGCTCGCTACCTGATCGCCACGCCGGATCCCGACGCGGTGCTGGAAGCGGCCAAGGAAGCCGGCGTCCACGCCCATGTCGCGGGCGTCGCGGGTGGGAACGACTTCGCGTCGACCGACCTTTTCAACGTCTCGCTCGACGCCCTGCGCACGGCTCACGAAGCCTGGTTGCCGGGCTACATGAACGCCCCTAAGGCCTAGCCCCGAAAGGCTCCAGTACAATGCGTATGCTCGCCCTGACCGCCGCCATCGCCGCCCTGATGCTGAGCGCCTGCGCGGCGCCGTCGTCTCAGCCAACTGCTCCGTCGGCCCAGACCTTGGCCGCTCAATGCGCGGCCAAGGGCGGCGCGATCCAGCCGGTGGGCAAGGCGCAGATCCCGACTTGCGTCGTGCCCTATGCCGACGCCGGCAAGGCCTGCACCGACAAGAGCCAGTGCGAGGGCGCGTGCATCCTCGAGGGCAACCTGGAACCCGCGAACAACGTCACCGGCCAGTGCCAGAAGACCAATCGCCAGTTCGGCTGCTACGCGAAGGTCATGAACGGCAAGAGCACCGGCGCGATCTGCGTCGACTGATCCGTTCGAAATCGCCGGCCCGGATCACCGGGCCGGCGTTATCGAGCTAGGGCATCAGGACCGTGTCGACGACGTGGATCACGCCGTTGGATTGCGGCACGTCAGCAATGGTGATCATCGACTTGCCACCCTTGGCGTCGGTGATCGCCCATCCCATGCCCGCCTTCGAGACGGTCAGCGTCTCACCTTGGACCGTCGTCAGCGTGGCCTTGCCGCCATGGGCCTTGGCGTTTGCGGCGATGTCGGCGGCCGTCAGGCGGCCGGCGACCACGTGGTAGGTCAGGATCTTGGTCAGGGTAGCCTTGCTCTCAGGCTTCACCAGCGTCTCGACCGTGCCGGCCGGCAGCTTGGCGAAAGCGGCGTTGGTGGGCGCGAACACCGTGAACGGACCCGCGCCCGACAGCGTGTCGACGAGGCCGGCCGCCTTGACGGCGGCGACCAGGGTGGTGTGGTCCTTGGAGTTGGCGGCGTTCTCGACGATCGTCTTCGAGGCGGACATCGCCGCTCCGCCGACCATCACGCTAGCCGGTTTCATGGCGGCGTGGTCCATTTGCGCCAGGGCGGCGCCGGCGTACGAAAGCGACAGGGCGCCAACGGTCGCGAGCATCAGGAACTTCTTCATGCGGTTGTCTCCGGAGAGTTCATCGGCCCGTTATTCGGACGCCCGCAGCTACGGA contains the following coding sequences:
- the purL gene encoding phosphoribosylformylglycinamidine synthase subunit PurL, whose amino-acid sequence is MSTPQKPMAELAAEFGLKPAEYDVVLKRLGREPNLVELGVFSVMWSEHCSYKSSKNQLKKFPIDGPRVICGPGENAGVIDIGDGDAIIFKMESHNHPSYIEPYQGAATGVGGIMRDVFTMGARPIALLNALRFGDPEHPKTKRLVDGVVAGIAGYGNCVGVPTVAGETNFHKGYNGNILVNAMCVGLAKADSIFYSAAPGPGLAVVYFGSKTGRDGIHGATMSSTEFTEDSEEKRPTVQVGDPFAEKLLIEATLELMATGAVAAIQDMGAAGLTSSSVEMAGKGGVGIELNMDMVPQREEGMSAYEMMLSESQERMLAVLKPGREQDGHAIFEKWGLDAAVIGYTTDTGRLVLKHHGETVCDVPLAPLFDDAPLYDRPWVQPKLDARLDPATIPAPIDWNEAVLKIVGSPDMASKRWLWEQYDRHVMADTLEDSATGCDAGIVRIHGSGKAIAVTSDCTPRYVQADPYEGGKQAVAEAWRNLTAAGALPIAITDNLNFGSPEKPETMGQIVRATDGMAEACRALDFPVVSGNVSLYNETNGVAIPPTPTVGAVGLLEDYDLRTGFGAVAEGDTLVLIGETHGELGASIYLREILGREDGAPPPVDLAVERKNGEFVRGLISSGLLAGVHDLSDGGLLIAAADIALASKVGVTLNATSSTNAHPYLLGEDQARYLIATPDPDAVLEAAKEAGVHAHVAGVAGGNDFASTDLFNVSLDALRTAHEAWLPGYMNAPKA
- a CDS encoding fasciclin domain-containing protein, whose protein sequence is MKKFLMLATVGALSLSYAGAALAQMDHAAMKPASVMVGGAAMSASKTIVENAANSKDHTTLVAAVKAAGLVDTLSGAGPFTVFAPTNAAFAKLPAGTVETLVKPESKATLTKILTYHVVAGRLTAADIAANAKAHGGKATLTTVQGETLTVSKAGMGWAITDAKGGKSMITIADVPQSNGVIHVVDTVLMP